CTCCGCTATCGCGAGCAGGCTCGCTCCTACAATGGGTCCGTGTTAGACCACGACCTCCAAAGCCGGCTGTTGATTGCTGCCAAACATCAGGTACTCCACCAATTCAGCCAGCGCCAGCGGCTTGCTGATCAAATACCCCTGCACCTGATCGCACTCGAACCCGCGCAACAACTCCATTTGCCCAGGCGTTTCCACGCCCTCGGCCACCACTTCCAGGTTGAGGTTGTGCGCCAGGTTGATCATGGCGTGGACCAGCTTGCGGTTCTCCTCGCGCTGTTCCATGCCGCCGACAAAGCTCTTGTCGATCTTCAGCAAGGTGATCGGCAGGCTGTTGAGGTGGACGAACGATGAGAACCCGGTGCCGAAATCGTCGAGGGAGAAGCGCACACCCAGGCGCCCGAGGGCGTCCATGGTCTGCTTGACCAGATCGCTGCGGCGCATGACCGCGGTTTCCGTCAGTTCGAATTCCAGCCATTGCGCCTCGACGCCGCGCTCGGCAATCAGCCGGCTCAGGGTCGACAGCAACTGGCTGTCCTGGAACTGGCGGAACGACAGGTTGATCGCCATGTGCAACGGCGGCAAGCCCAGTTCCAGCAGTGCCTGCATGTCGCGCAGGGCCCGGGAAATCACCCAGTAACCCAGCGGCACGATCAAACCGCTCTGCTCGGCCAGCGGCACGAACTCGCTCGGTGGCAGCAGGCCTCGCTCGGCATGGCGCCAGCGCACCAGGGCTTCGAGGCCGACGATCTGGCCGTCCTCCAGGTTCAGCCGTGGCTGGTAATGCAGTTCCAGCTCATCGCGGCGCAACGCCCGGCGCAGCTCGGTTTCGAGGTCGGCGATGCTGCGGGCGTTACGGTTGATGCGTTCGTTGAAGATGTGAAAGGTGCAGCCCTGGGTGCTCTTGGCCTGCTGCATGGCGATGTGGGCGTGCCACATCAGCGGGTCGGCACCGGCCTGGGCGCGGGCGTGGGCGATACCCAGGCTGGAGCCGATCAACAGGCTTTCGCCATCGATCCAATAGGGCTCGGCCAGCGCTTCGGTGATGCGTTCGGCCATCCACTCGGCACGTTGGGGCGCGCGGCGAGTGTCGATGAGCAAGGCGAATTCGTCGCTGCCCAGGCGCGCCAGCTGGTCGCCGGCTTCGAGCTGGCTCTTGAGCCGCGCGACCACTTGCAGGATCAGCCGATCACCGGCCTGATGGCCGAGGGCGTCGTTGGCGTAACGGAAGTTGTCGAGATCGAGGTGACCCAGCGCCAGGCCGCGGCCGTCGTTCTCCGCCAGGCGCGCGGTCAGCAAGGTCTGGAAGCCCTGGCGATTGGCGATGCCGGTCAGCGGGTCCTGTTCGGCCAGGCGTTGCAGAGTTGTTTCCAGCACGCCGCGCTCACGCACGTGGCGCAGGCAGCGACGCAACATGCCAGGGTCGAGATGGTCGCGTACCAGCCAGTCGCTTACACCGTCGGGCGGGGTCAGGGGCTCATGTTCGAGTAGCAGCACCGTGGGCAGACAGCAACGGCCCGGCGCCGGCTGAAGGGCCGGGATCGTCAACAACACCGCGCTGCGGTTGTCATCGAACAGACTGCTGACCGACTCCCAACTCGGCGCGCTGATGAGCACGGCCGAGCTCCCCATCGGAGCCAGACACTCGCGCAACAACGCTGCCCACGCTGGCTCTTCGGCCAATAGCAGCAAACGCAAGGGTTCGACAGGCGTAGACAAGCTAGCTCCCTAGACTCTGCAAAGATGTAGGCGACAGGCATTATGCCGATCTGATAGGCAATGACCAAATGACATCACTTATCAAACGAGGCCTTTGTATCCGAAATTACGAACATTAGCCGTGAATTCCTTGCGCATCCTGCGTGAAAGTATCAAAACCGGCAATTAGAGATCGCGTTGTGCGTCACAAGTCGGAGAGAGCAGCACAATTCTCTGAGCCTGTTAAAATGCCGGCCCATTTCGTGACCGACTCCTGAATTTACCTATGTCCCGACTCAATCCCCGGCAGCAAGAGGCCGTGAACTACGTCGGCGGCCCTCTTTTGGTGCTCGCCGGTGCAGGCTCCGGCAAGACCAGCGTGATCACCCGCAAGATTGCCCACCTGATCCAGAACTGCGGCATCCGCGCCCAGTACATCGTCGCCATGACCTTCACCAACAAGGCCGCGCGCGAGATGAAGGAACGGGTCGGGACCCTGCTGCGCGCCGGCGAGGGCCGTGGCCTGACGGTCAGCACCTTCCACAATCTGGGCCTGAACATCATCCGCAAGGAACACGTGCGTCTGGGCTACAAGCCGGGCTTCTCGATCTTCGACGAGACCGACGTCAAGGCCCTGATGACCGACATCATGCAGAAGGAATACTCGGGCGACGACGGCGTCGACGAGATCAAGAACATGATCGGCGCCTGGAAGAACGACCTGATCCTGCCCGCCCAGGCCCTGGAAAACGCGCGCAACCCCAAGGAGCAGACCGCCGCCATTGTCTACACCCACTATCAGCGCACGCTCAAGGCGTTCAACGCGGTGGACTTCGACGACCTGATCCTGCTGCCGGTGAAGCTGTTCGAGGAACACGCCGACATTCTGGAAAAGTGGCAGAACAAGGTGCGCTACCTGCTGGTGGACGAATACCAGGACACCAACGCCAGCCAGTACCTGCTGGTGAAAATGCTCATCGGCACGCGCAACCAGTTCACGGTGGTGGGCGACGACGACCAGTCGATCTACGCCTGGCGCGGCGCGCGTCCGGAAAACCTGATGCTGCTCAAGGAAGACTACCCGTCCTTGAAAGTGGTGATGCTGGAGCAGAACTACCGCTCCACCAGCCGCATCCTGCGCTGCGCCAACGTCCTGATCTC
This genomic interval from Pseudomonas putida contains the following:
- a CDS encoding putative bifunctional diguanylate cyclase/phosphodiesterase; protein product: MSTPVEPLRLLLLAEEPAWAALLRECLAPMGSSAVLISAPSWESVSSLFDDNRSAVLLTIPALQPAPGRCCLPTVLLLEHEPLTPPDGVSDWLVRDHLDPGMLRRCLRHVRERGVLETTLQRLAEQDPLTGIANRQGFQTLLTARLAENDGRGLALGHLDLDNFRYANDALGHQAGDRLILQVVARLKSQLEAGDQLARLGSDEFALLIDTRRAPQRAEWMAERITEALAEPYWIDGESLLIGSSLGIAHARAQAGADPLMWHAHIAMQQAKSTQGCTFHIFNERINRNARSIADLETELRRALRRDELELHYQPRLNLEDGQIVGLEALVRWRHAERGLLPPSEFVPLAEQSGLIVPLGYWVISRALRDMQALLELGLPPLHMAINLSFRQFQDSQLLSTLSRLIAERGVEAQWLEFELTETAVMRRSDLVKQTMDALGRLGVRFSLDDFGTGFSSFVHLNSLPITLLKIDKSFVGGMEQREENRKLVHAMINLAHNLNLEVVAEGVETPGQMELLRGFECDQVQGYLISKPLALAELVEYLMFGSNQQPALEVVV